The nucleotide window AATGTCTATTCTTTTACTGATTGGATTAAAGAAGATGGATTTACAAAAGAACGAGAAGAACTATTTGCATCAATTCTTGAGGAGTATGAAGGACTAAGGGAAAAGCTAGTTGATGTTCAGTCAGCAATTACTAATGAAGAAATAGATGAAGCTGAAAAGTATCTTTCTGAACTTGAAAAATACACGGATGGGGATAAATATCAGTTTGGTTATTACAATGATTATATGAAAAAAGACTTAAGTGAGCAGGAAAAACAAGTTACAAATGAAGATGCATTAAGTCTAGAAGAAATAAAAGAAGAAAAAGAAGATGTAGTAAAAGAGATTGCAAAAGATCATCTTGAAGGATACTTTAACCTTGATGATTTAAAGTATCATGATATTTCTAGTCATCCTTCTAGGGATGATAAACCTCAGAATTATGAAGTAGAATTCACTGCTGACAAATTGTTTCAATTAGCAATAAACTTAAAAGATGAAGTGATAGAACATAGAATTATGGAAAAGGAAGAAAGTGAAGAAGGAATAATAGATGAAAAAAGAATTTCTGTTGAAAAAACTAATTTAGATTGGGATGAAGCCATTAATGAGGCAGAAAACTTTCTCTCAGACAATGTTGGTATTTCCATGGAAGATCACGAGCTAGAAACTTTACGTGAAAGTAATGGGAAACTGCATCTATCATACCACCAGGTGATTGATGATATACTGTTTATCCCCGATCAGGTTCAAGTGTCAATAACCCTAGATGATGGAACTATAGAACACTTTGTAAGAACCGACTTTTTTGAAGATGATCTAGACGAAATGGTAAATGACTTGAAGGAAAAAGAAGTATTGTATTCTAAAAAAGAAGCCAA belongs to Natranaerobius trueperi and includes:
- a CDS encoding PepSY1/2 domain-containing protein, with protein sequence MSQEKKFKIISGALAALLIISLVVIYNLYQQDDDAKGYVYNIQDRYLADSILNIDRILTNGYQALASKDEEKVLEYLDRVDSYGGDLSDALRYIPSYQAFQDYHHVIMNIRDFTHNVYSFTDWIKEDGFTKEREELFASILEEYEGLREKLVDVQSAITNEEIDEAEKYLSELEKYTDGDKYQFGYYNDYMKKDLSEQEKQVTNEDALSLEEIKEEKEDVVKEIAKDHLEGYFNLDDLKYHDISSHPSRDDKPQNYEVEFTADKLFQLAINLKDEVIEHRIMEKEESEEGIIDEKRISVEKTNLDWDEAINEAENFLSDNVGISMEDHELETLRESNGKLHLSYHQVIDDILFIPDQVQVSITLDDGTIEHFVRTDFFEDDLDEMVNDLKEKEVLYSKKEAKNQVNPRNVFLSEPTLIYDNSGKLQWRVPVETKGEHLLIYIDAKTGEETSIRKMYDYHLKAMEY